The proteins below come from a single Caulobacter flavus genomic window:
- the trbK-alt gene encoding putative entry exclusion protein TrbK-alt: MRWAIALSAGAWILIGAVVVTLHGRPAPVAAPAAVERVQGDAALARCRDLGEAAAGDPACRAAWADARARFFGEARP; the protein is encoded by the coding sequence ATGAGGTGGGCGATCGCTCTTTCGGCGGGCGCCTGGATCCTGATCGGCGCCGTGGTCGTCACCCTCCATGGCCGCCCAGCGCCGGTCGCCGCGCCGGCCGCCGTCGAGCGGGTCCAAGGCGACGCGGCCCTGGCGCGCTGCCGCGACCTTGGCGAGGCCGCCGCCGGCGATCCGGCCTGTCGGGCGGCGTGGGCGGACGCCCGCGCCCGCTTTTTTGGGGAGGCGCGGCCTTGA
- the trbF gene encoding conjugal transfer protein TrbF: MNPFKGAARYGATPAPETPYQRAGQAWDERIGSARVQAANWRLAALGLLAANTVLCGSLAWLATRGSVTPWVVEVDRQGEPRVAAPAVQGARPTDPMIAWTLARFVADVRAISADPVVMRQAWLRAYDFTDASGAAALSDYARRSDPFAQIGKAQVTVTVTSVVRATPGSFQVAWIEKRYADGQLAATERWTGILTLAIKPPRTAEALRANPLGVYISAISWSKEYGA; encoded by the coding sequence ATGAACCCGTTCAAGGGCGCGGCGCGCTATGGCGCGACCCCTGCGCCGGAAACACCCTACCAGCGGGCCGGCCAGGCCTGGGACGAGCGCATCGGCTCGGCCCGCGTTCAAGCCGCCAACTGGCGCCTGGCCGCCCTGGGCCTGCTGGCGGCCAACACGGTGCTCTGTGGAAGCCTGGCCTGGCTGGCGACGCGCGGTTCGGTCACGCCCTGGGTGGTGGAGGTCGATCGCCAGGGCGAGCCGCGCGTGGCCGCTCCGGCCGTGCAGGGCGCGCGGCCAACCGACCCGATGATCGCCTGGACCTTGGCGCGTTTCGTCGCCGATGTGCGCGCCATCTCGGCCGACCCGGTGGTCATGCGTCAGGCCTGGCTACGGGCCTACGACTTCACCGACGCCTCGGGGGCTGCTGCGCTGTCCGACTACGCCCGCCGAAGCGACCCGTTCGCCCAGATCGGCAAGGCCCAGGTCACCGTGACCGTCACCAGCGTGGTGCGCGCCACGCCCGGCAGCTTCCAGGTCGCCTGGATCGAGAAGCGCTACGCCGACGGCCAGCTGGCCGCCACCGAGCGCTGGACCGGGATCCTCACCCTGGCGATCAAGCCGCCGCGCACCGCCGAGGCCCTGCGGGCCAATCCGCTGGGCGTCTACATCTCCGCCATCTCCTGGTCCAAGGAGTACGGGGCATGA
- a CDS encoding TrbC/VirB2 family protein: protein MLDPLGHIGAAGPVAIAALVAATSARAAGSSMPWEEPLQRILESIEGPVAKIIAVIIIIITGLTLAFGETSGGSRKLIQIVFGLSIAFAASSFFLSFFSFGGGALV, encoded by the coding sequence ATGCTCGATCCCCTGGGCCACATCGGGGCCGCCGGCCCCGTCGCCATCGCCGCCCTCGTGGCCGCCACCTCGGCCAGGGCCGCCGGCTCCTCCATGCCCTGGGAAGAGCCGCTTCAGCGGATCCTGGAGTCCATCGAAGGCCCCGTCGCCAAGATCATCGCGGTGATCATCATCATCATAACCGGCCTGACCCTGGCGTTCGGCGAGACCTCCGGCGGCTCGCGCAAGCTGATCCAGATCGTCTTCGGTCTTTCGATCGCGTTTGCGGCCAGCTCGTTTTTCCTGTCGTTCTTCAGCTTCGGCGGCGGAGCGCTGGTCTGA
- the trbB gene encoding P-type conjugative transfer ATPase TrbB produces the protein MLRTALGPLLLARLEDPGVAEVMLNPDGRVWIDRFDVGLVDAELSVGAADAERILRLVAHHVDAEIHAGRPRLSAELPGTGERIEGLLPPIVAAPTFSIRKPASLVFSLDDYVRAGVMSEDQGRVLRDAVAIRANILVVGATSSGKTTLVNALLAEVARSGDRVIIAEDLRELRCAADNQVALRTREGVASLSDLVRSSLRLRPDRIIIGEVRGPEALDLIKAWGTGHPGGVGTLHAGSALGALLRLEQLIQEAVVVVPRGLIAQTIDLIAVLQGRGRQRRLADLARLEGLGPDGAYLLSPA, from the coding sequence ATGCTGCGCACGGCGCTGGGGCCCTTGCTCCTGGCGCGGCTGGAAGATCCGGGCGTGGCCGAGGTCATGCTCAATCCCGACGGCCGGGTGTGGATCGACCGCTTCGATGTCGGGCTGGTCGATGCGGAGCTGTCGGTGGGCGCAGCCGACGCCGAGCGGATCCTGCGGCTGGTGGCCCACCACGTCGACGCTGAGATCCACGCCGGCCGGCCGCGGCTGTCGGCCGAGTTGCCGGGGACCGGCGAGCGCATCGAGGGTCTGTTGCCGCCGATCGTGGCCGCCCCGACCTTCTCCATCCGCAAGCCCGCCAGCCTGGTGTTTTCCCTGGACGACTATGTTCGCGCTGGGGTGATGAGCGAGGATCAGGGCAGGGTGCTGCGAGACGCCGTGGCCATCCGCGCCAACATCCTGGTCGTGGGAGCCACCTCCAGCGGCAAGACCACCCTGGTCAATGCGCTCCTGGCCGAGGTCGCGCGCTCGGGCGACCGGGTGATCATCGCCGAGGACCTGCGGGAGCTGCGGTGCGCGGCCGACAACCAGGTGGCGCTGCGCACCCGAGAAGGGGTGGCCAGCCTTTCGGATCTGGTGCGCTCGTCCCTGCGGCTGCGGCCCGACCGGATCATCATCGGTGAGGTGCGCGGGCCCGAGGCTCTGGACCTGATCAAGGCCTGGGGCACGGGCCATCCGGGCGGGGTGGGGACCTTGCACGCCGGCTCGGCCCTGGGCGCGCTTCTGCGCTTGGAGCAACTGATCCAGGAAGCGGTGGTCGTCGTGCCGCGCGGCCTGATCGCGCAGACGATCGACCTTATCGCGGTCCTGCAGGGGCGGGGCCGACAGCGCCGCCTGGCGGACCTTGCGCGCTTGGAGGGCCTTGGCCCCGACGGCGCCTACCTGCTCAGCCCCGCCTGA
- the trbL gene encoding P-type conjugative transfer protein TrbL, whose product MNDTGVIDRFFDVYGRYIDSGFGLLGGEVAFLSTTLVAIDVTLAALFWAWAHGEDIIARLVKKTLYVGFFAFLIGNFHTLTGIVLKSFSGLGLKAGGVGTSAEDFLRPGKLAALGVEACKPILQAASDLGGFPGFFENIVQILILLIVAILVIVSFFIIAVQIFVVLIEFKLVSLCGFVLVPFGLFGRTAFLAEKVLGNVMASGVKVMVLAVIVGIGSTLFSQFTSAASGQPTLEEVLAMALAALTMLGLSIFGPGIASGLVSGAPQLGVGAAVGTGMVVGGMAMAAAGAAQMAAGAASGVSFGGMGGGAAGAAGAGGGRLPPPSGGPAPPSGGGPSGPPGPPTPGDNSGGGRAGFAMPPPKASDDDGGGGEGGSGAPVAPAWARDLADRNALVRGAEIAAHAADGGGHSGGDAAPSLKEE is encoded by the coding sequence TTGAACGACACCGGCGTCATCGACCGCTTCTTCGACGTCTATGGTCGCTACATCGACAGCGGCTTTGGGCTGCTGGGCGGGGAGGTGGCGTTTCTCTCCACGACCCTGGTGGCCATCGACGTCACCCTGGCGGCTCTGTTCTGGGCCTGGGCGCATGGCGAGGACATCATCGCTCGCCTCGTCAAGAAGACGCTCTATGTCGGCTTCTTCGCCTTCCTGATCGGCAACTTCCACACCTTGACGGGGATCGTGCTGAAGAGCTTTTCGGGCCTTGGCCTGAAGGCGGGCGGGGTGGGGACCTCGGCCGAGGACTTCCTGCGGCCGGGCAAACTGGCGGCCCTGGGCGTCGAGGCCTGCAAGCCCATCCTGCAGGCGGCCAGCGACCTGGGCGGCTTCCCCGGCTTTTTCGAGAACATCGTCCAGATCCTGATCCTTCTGATCGTGGCGATCCTGGTGATCGTCTCGTTCTTCATCATCGCCGTGCAGATCTTCGTGGTCTTGATCGAGTTCAAGCTCGTCAGCCTGTGCGGCTTCGTGCTCGTGCCGTTCGGCCTTTTCGGACGCACCGCCTTTCTGGCCGAGAAGGTCCTGGGCAATGTCATGGCCTCGGGCGTCAAGGTCATGGTGCTGGCGGTGATCGTGGGCATCGGCTCGACCCTTTTCTCTCAGTTCACCAGCGCCGCCTCCGGCCAGCCGACCCTGGAAGAGGTCCTGGCCATGGCCCTGGCGGCGCTCACCATGCTGGGCCTGTCGATCTTCGGTCCCGGGATCGCCTCGGGTCTGGTCTCCGGCGCGCCGCAGTTAGGCGTGGGCGCGGCCGTCGGCACGGGCATGGTCGTCGGCGGCATGGCCATGGCCGCGGCCGGCGCGGCCCAGATGGCGGCCGGCGCGGCCTCGGGCGTGAGCTTTGGCGGCATGGGCGGCGGCGCTGCCGGGGCCGCTGGCGCTGGCGGCGGTCGTTTGCCGCCTCCAAGCGGCGGGCCTGCGCCGCCCTCCGGTGGCGGGCCCTCGGGTCCGCCCGGTCCGCCTACGCCCGGCGACAATAGCGGTGGCGGCAGGGCGGGCTTTGCGATGCCGCCGCCCAAGGCCAGCGACGACGACGGCGGTGGCGGGGAGGGCGGCTCGGGCGCTCCTGTGGCTCCGGCCTGGGCCCGGGACCTGGCCGATCGCAACGCCCTGGTGCGCGGCGCGGAGATCGCCGCCCACGCCGCCGATGGCGGCGGCCACTCCGGCGGCGACGCCGCCCCCAGCCTGAAGGAGGAGTAG
- a CDS encoding VirB3 family type IV secretion system protein codes for MAGVRATGLPAPVHRALAEPMLLAGAPRAIALVNGTLAAALGVGLRLWVVGLLVWLVGHGLAVWAARRDPQIFDVGARHVRLPAHLEV; via the coding sequence ATGGCCGGCGTTCGCGCGACGGGGCTGCCCGCGCCCGTCCACCGGGCCCTGGCCGAACCGATGCTGCTGGCCGGCGCCCCGCGCGCGATCGCCCTGGTCAACGGCACCTTGGCCGCGGCCCTGGGCGTGGGCTTGCGGCTTTGGGTGGTAGGCCTTCTGGTCTGGTTGGTGGGCCATGGCCTGGCCGTCTGGGCCGCCCGCCGCGACCCCCAGATCTTCGACGTCGGCGCCCGGCACGTCCGTCTGCCCGCGCACCTGGAGGTCTGA
- the trbE gene encoding conjugal transfer protein TrbE → MLDLREYRRHRARLSDFLPWAALVAPGVVLNKDGSFQRTAEYRGPDLDSATDAEVAAVAARMNGALRRLGSGWALFVEARRDPVGAYPLSVFPDPVSALVEAERKAAFIERGEHFESRYFLTLTYLPPADRRGRIEGVFVEGRAGGRLDWRAELAGFIDRSDRLVALLDGLMQKVAWLDDGQTLSFLHGAVSTARQRVAVPQTPMHLDALLATEPLAGGLEPRLGRAHLRVLTLTGFPPSTTPGLLDDLNRLGLAYRWCVRALCLDKTDAVGLLGKIRRQWFAKRKSVLVLLREALTQEPSPLVDNDAANKALEADLALQDLGGDAVAYAYATVSLVVWDEDPKVADSKLALVEKVIQGRDFTVIRESVNAVEAWLGTIPGHAYANVRQPPLSTLNLAHIAPMSAVWAGPERNAHLDGPPLVLARTAGSTPFRLSLHVGDVGHTLVVGPTGAGKSVLLALLALQFRRYAGAQVFAFDFGASSRAAALGMGGDFHDLSGEGGVVALQPLARIDEVDERAWAAGWLAAVLGREGVEITPAVRDHLWAALGSLASAPATERTLTGLVALLASQALKAALAPFVLGGPFGRLLDGAGESLGGADVQVFETEGLARSAAAPAVLAYLFHRIGRRLDGRPTLILIDEGWLALDDPAFGAQLREWLKTLRKKNASVVFATQSLADVVESPIAASIIESCPTRIFLPNPRALEPQGAAAYGRFGLNDRQIEILARATPTRDYYLQSRAGDRLFDLGLGPVALAFCAASSKADQTAIGAVLEAAGREGFAAAWLRLRGLPWAADLLTSGAAGASPSSPESLS, encoded by the coding sequence ATGCTCGACCTTCGCGAATACCGCCGCCATCGCGCCCGCCTCTCCGACTTCCTGCCCTGGGCGGCCCTGGTCGCGCCGGGCGTGGTGCTCAACAAGGACGGCAGCTTCCAACGCACCGCCGAGTATCGTGGCCCGGACCTGGACTCGGCCACCGATGCCGAGGTCGCCGCCGTCGCCGCGCGCATGAACGGGGCGCTGCGCCGCCTGGGCTCGGGATGGGCGCTGTTCGTCGAGGCTCGCCGCGATCCGGTCGGCGCCTATCCGCTCAGCGTCTTTCCCGATCCGGTCTCGGCCCTCGTCGAGGCCGAGCGCAAGGCGGCCTTCATCGAGCGCGGCGAGCACTTCGAGAGCCGCTATTTTCTGACCCTGACCTACCTGCCGCCAGCCGATCGGCGCGGCCGCATCGAGGGGGTCTTCGTCGAGGGCCGGGCGGGCGGCCGGCTGGACTGGCGCGCCGAGCTGGCCGGCTTCATCGACCGCTCCGACCGTCTCGTGGCCTTGCTCGACGGGCTGATGCAAAAGGTGGCCTGGCTCGATGACGGCCAGACCTTGAGCTTCCTGCATGGCGCGGTCTCTACGGCGCGTCAACGCGTGGCTGTGCCGCAGACCCCGATGCACCTGGACGCCCTGCTGGCCACCGAGCCGCTGGCCGGCGGGCTGGAGCCGAGGCTTGGGCGCGCTCACCTACGCGTCCTGACCCTGACGGGGTTCCCGCCGTCCACGACACCGGGTCTGCTGGACGACCTCAACCGGCTGGGCCTGGCCTATCGCTGGTGCGTACGGGCGCTGTGCCTGGACAAGACCGACGCGGTCGGCCTGCTGGGCAAGATCCGTCGCCAGTGGTTCGCCAAGCGCAAGTCCGTCCTCGTCCTCCTGCGCGAGGCGTTGACCCAGGAGCCGTCGCCCCTGGTCGACAACGACGCGGCCAACAAGGCGCTGGAAGCCGACCTGGCCCTTCAGGACCTGGGCGGCGACGCGGTGGCCTATGCCTACGCCACCGTCAGCCTGGTGGTCTGGGACGAAGACCCAAAGGTCGCCGACAGCAAGCTGGCCTTGGTCGAGAAGGTCATCCAGGGGCGCGACTTCACCGTCATCCGCGAGAGCGTCAACGCGGTGGAGGCGTGGCTCGGGACCATTCCCGGTCACGCTTACGCCAACGTCCGCCAGCCGCCGCTGTCGACCCTGAACCTGGCCCATATCGCCCCGATGTCGGCGGTCTGGGCCGGGCCCGAGCGTAACGCCCATCTGGACGGGCCGCCCCTGGTCCTGGCGCGCACCGCCGGCTCCACGCCCTTTCGTCTGAGCCTGCATGTCGGCGACGTCGGCCACACCCTGGTGGTGGGACCCACGGGCGCGGGCAAGAGCGTGCTGCTGGCGCTGCTGGCGCTGCAGTTTCGCCGCTATGCCGGCGCCCAGGTCTTCGCCTTCGACTTCGGCGCCTCCAGCCGGGCCGCCGCGCTGGGCATGGGCGGCGACTTCCACGATCTGTCGGGGGAGGGCGGGGTGGTCGCGCTCCAGCCGCTGGCCCGGATCGACGAGGTCGACGAGCGGGCCTGGGCGGCCGGCTGGCTGGCCGCCGTGCTGGGCCGTGAGGGTGTGGAGATCACGCCGGCCGTCCGCGACCACCTGTGGGCGGCGCTGGGGAGCCTGGCCAGCGCGCCGGCGACCGAGCGCACCCTGACGGGCCTGGTGGCGCTGCTGGCCAGCCAGGCCCTGAAGGCGGCGCTGGCTCCCTTTGTTCTGGGCGGTCCGTTCGGGAGGCTGCTCGACGGGGCCGGCGAGAGCCTGGGCGGCGCCGACGTCCAGGTGTTCGAGACCGAGGGCCTGGCGCGTAGCGCCGCCGCCCCAGCTGTCCTGGCCTACCTCTTCCATCGGATCGGCCGGCGGCTCGATGGCCGGCCCACCCTGATCCTGATCGACGAGGGCTGGCTGGCGCTCGACGACCCGGCCTTCGGCGCGCAGTTGCGCGAATGGCTCAAGACCCTGCGGAAGAAGAACGCCTCGGTGGTCTTCGCCACCCAGTCGCTGGCCGACGTGGTCGAGAGCCCCATCGCCGCTTCGATCATCGAGAGCTGCCCGACCCGCATCTTCCTGCCCAATCCTCGCGCCCTGGAGCCGCAGGGGGCGGCCGCCTATGGCCGGTTCGGGCTCAACGACCGCCAGATCGAGATCCTCGCCCGGGCCACGCCCACCCGCGACTACTACCTGCAATCGCGGGCCGGCGATCGTCTCTTCGACCTTGGCCTTGGACCGGTGGCCCTGGCCTTTTGCGCCGCCTCGTCCAAGGCCGACCAGACCGCGATCGGCGCGGTGCTGGAGGCCGCCGGGCGTGAGGGGTTCGCCGCCGCCTGGCTGCGGCTGCGCGGCCTGCCTTGGGCGGCGGATCTTCTGACTTCGGGGGCGGCGGGCGCTTCCCCTTCCTCACCGGAGAGCCTGTCATGA
- the cphA gene encoding cyanophycin synthetase — protein MRVLETSTYRGPHLYSRRPMIRIQLDLQALEDWPTQRLPGFTDHLLAALPGLQAHGCCFKTPGGFVRRLREGTWLGHVIEHVALELQCMAGERTGRGKTRSVKDRPGVYNILYVYEGERLGRAAGRAAVALVDSLLPRRLQGVEGLELVAPALAGMVEKPFDLNGSITALRDIAAGERLGPTTRSLVQEARRRGIPAIRLDEHSLVQLGHGARRKLIRASITSQTSQIAVQTAGDKGQTKAVLSAVGAPAPRGAVVRTADQAVAEAARIRGPVVVKPLDGNHGRGVSVGLKTEEQVRWGFDQAIRHSRRVVVEEQYHGRDYRILVIGGEVVAVAERVPAQVVGDGSSTVQDLIDRVNADPRRGIGHEQVMTRIQVDEHVRERLERAGLTVDSRPPSGQIVQLRATANLSTGGTAIDRTDEIHPDNASIARRAALTVGLDVAGIDFVAPDITRSVRETGGGIVEVNAAPGFRMHLEPSEGRPRDVARAVIANLYPPGARSRIPIIAVTGTNGKSTVGRMIAGIFAEQGQTVGLTSTSGIYIGDEKVLAADASGPKSARMVLRDPTVEVAVLETARGGMLREGLGFDRCDVGLVLNVSADHLGLGGVETIEDLAKVKSIVAEAVGRRGVSVLNGDDPLTLRMARHAGGRICYFTLEGGPEMSPFLQKHLAQGGLLVAREPSVHGGDLVIHDGGRRSVVMRACDIPATLGGLAEFNVANALAAIAAAHAQGVPHEILARALGRFSSSHAQNPGRFNVHDDHGFRVIVDYAHNPAALRAMGALVARLRPQAGRVIGVVSIPGDRRDADILEMGQIAAGLFDELVFRERPDGRGRPPGTVVSLLTNGALAAGFPAARLHRILSETQAVDAALKMARPGDLVLLFPTGVDAVWDQVRRFEPPSHPPADWEAATHDEGVAGVA, from the coding sequence ATGCGCGTCCTGGAAACCTCCACCTATCGGGGCCCGCACCTCTACAGCCGTCGGCCGATGATCCGTATCCAGCTGGATCTTCAAGCCCTGGAAGACTGGCCAACCCAGCGCCTGCCGGGCTTCACCGATCATCTCCTGGCGGCATTGCCAGGCCTCCAGGCTCATGGATGCTGTTTCAAGACGCCGGGCGGCTTTGTGCGACGATTGCGCGAGGGCACCTGGCTTGGCCATGTCATCGAGCACGTCGCCCTGGAACTGCAATGCATGGCCGGCGAGCGAACTGGACGGGGCAAGACACGGTCGGTCAAGGACCGCCCAGGCGTGTACAACATCCTCTACGTCTACGAAGGAGAACGGTTGGGGCGCGCGGCGGGTCGAGCGGCCGTTGCACTGGTCGACAGCCTCCTGCCTCGACGCCTGCAAGGCGTCGAGGGCCTGGAGCTGGTCGCGCCCGCCCTCGCTGGCATGGTCGAGAAGCCGTTCGACTTGAACGGCTCGATCACCGCTCTACGCGACATCGCCGCCGGCGAGCGCCTGGGCCCGACCACCCGGTCCCTGGTGCAGGAAGCGCGGCGTCGCGGCATTCCAGCTATCCGCCTCGACGAGCACAGCCTGGTCCAGCTGGGCCATGGAGCCCGCCGCAAGCTCATCCGCGCCAGCATAACGAGCCAGACCTCGCAGATCGCCGTGCAGACCGCTGGCGACAAGGGCCAGACGAAAGCGGTCCTGAGCGCGGTCGGTGCGCCCGCGCCCCGGGGCGCGGTCGTGCGAACGGCCGACCAAGCCGTGGCCGAGGCCGCTCGCATCCGGGGGCCGGTGGTGGTCAAACCGCTCGATGGCAATCACGGACGAGGCGTGAGCGTCGGGCTCAAGACCGAAGAGCAGGTGCGCTGGGGCTTCGACCAGGCGATCCGTCATAGCCGACGCGTCGTCGTCGAAGAGCAGTATCACGGTCGCGATTACCGCATCCTGGTGATCGGCGGCGAGGTCGTGGCTGTCGCCGAACGCGTTCCGGCGCAGGTGGTCGGGGACGGATCTTCGACGGTTCAGGACCTCATAGATCGGGTCAATGCCGATCCGCGCCGGGGCATAGGCCACGAGCAGGTCATGACCCGCATCCAGGTCGACGAGCATGTCCGGGAGAGACTGGAACGGGCGGGCCTGACTGTCGACTCTCGCCCGCCTTCCGGTCAGATCGTGCAGCTACGCGCCACCGCCAACCTGTCGACCGGCGGCACGGCGATCGACCGCACCGACGAGATCCATCCCGACAACGCCAGCATCGCCCGGCGGGCGGCGCTCACGGTGGGATTGGATGTGGCCGGGATAGACTTTGTGGCGCCCGACATCACGCGCTCGGTGCGCGAAACCGGCGGCGGCATCGTGGAGGTCAACGCCGCCCCGGGCTTTCGAATGCATCTGGAACCGTCCGAGGGGCGGCCGCGCGACGTCGCCCGGGCTGTGATCGCCAACCTTTACCCTCCCGGGGCGCGCAGTCGGATCCCCATCATCGCCGTCACAGGCACCAACGGCAAATCGACCGTCGGCCGAATGATCGCGGGCATTTTCGCCGAGCAGGGCCAGACAGTCGGCCTGACCAGCACCAGCGGGATCTATATCGGCGACGAGAAGGTGCTGGCCGCCGACGCCAGCGGGCCCAAGAGCGCTCGCATGGTGCTGCGCGATCCCACGGTCGAGGTGGCCGTCCTGGAGACCGCGCGTGGCGGCATGTTGCGCGAGGGCCTGGGTTTCGACAGATGCGACGTGGGTCTCGTGCTGAATGTCTCTGCCGACCATCTGGGTCTGGGCGGCGTGGAAACCATCGAGGATCTTGCCAAGGTCAAGTCGATCGTCGCCGAGGCGGTCGGGCGCCGCGGCGTCAGCGTATTGAACGGCGATGATCCGCTGACCTTGCGAATGGCGAGGCACGCCGGGGGCCGGATATGCTACTTCACGCTGGAAGGCGGGCCGGAAATGTCGCCCTTCCTGCAAAAGCACCTGGCTCAGGGCGGTTTGCTGGTCGCGCGCGAACCCTCGGTTCATGGCGGCGATCTGGTGATCCACGACGGTGGGCGTCGCTCGGTGGTGATGCGCGCTTGCGATATTCCCGCGACCCTGGGCGGCCTGGCCGAATTCAACGTCGCCAACGCCCTGGCTGCGATCGCGGCCGCTCATGCGCAAGGCGTCCCGCACGAGATCCTGGCGCGGGCGCTGGGGCGTTTCTCGTCGAGTCACGCCCAGAACCCCGGCCGCTTCAACGTTCATGACGACCATGGCTTCCGGGTGATCGTCGACTACGCGCACAACCCCGCCGCCTTGCGCGCGATGGGAGCGCTGGTCGCGCGCTTGAGGCCGCAGGCGGGCCGGGTGATCGGTGTCGTCAGCATCCCCGGCGACCGGCGCGACGCCGACATTCTCGAGATGGGCCAGATCGCCGCGGGCCTGTTCGACGAGCTGGTGTTTCGTGAACGGCCCGACGGCCGGGGCCGCCCGCCCGGCACGGTGGTGTCGCTGCTGACCAACGGCGCCTTGGCCGCGGGATTCCCGGCCGCGCGCCTGCACCGGATCC
- the trbG gene encoding P-type conjugative transfer protein TrbG, giving the protein MTRAQALLATIALVPNLGLAAEAGGLQVPAGAKRFAYADEAVYPVIATPGRITDIVLEPGEALVGAGPIAAGDTVRWIIGDTVSGQGATRRVHVMIKPTAIGLATNLIINTDRRTYHLELRASARTWLSQVAWTYPSAALPAPSIEPVNAASPASLAKAAPRRINLGYRIEGDHPRWRPVRVFDDGQSVYLEFGPGLSLSDLPPLYRIGPDGKTAELINYRVEDERLVTERLFDLAELRLGAKRRARAVRLIRLPAPQYVTQEAAP; this is encoded by the coding sequence ATGACCCGCGCCCAGGCTCTGCTGGCGACGATCGCGCTCGTCCCCAATCTCGGCCTGGCCGCGGAGGCGGGCGGCCTCCAGGTCCCGGCCGGCGCCAAGCGCTTCGCCTATGCCGACGAGGCCGTCTATCCGGTCATCGCCACGCCGGGCCGGATAACCGACATCGTCCTGGAGCCTGGTGAGGCCCTGGTCGGGGCTGGGCCGATCGCGGCCGGCGACACCGTCCGCTGGATCATCGGCGATACGGTGAGCGGCCAGGGCGCGACGCGCCGCGTCCACGTGATGATCAAGCCGACGGCGATAGGGCTGGCCACCAACCTGATCATCAATACCGACCGGCGCACCTATCACCTGGAGCTGCGCGCCTCGGCTCGGACGTGGCTCTCGCAGGTGGCCTGGACCTACCCGTCCGCGGCCTTGCCCGCTCCGAGCATCGAGCCGGTCAACGCGGCTTCGCCGGCCAGCCTCGCCAAGGCCGCGCCGCGGCGGATTAATCTGGGCTATCGGATCGAAGGCGACCATCCGCGCTGGCGTCCGGTCCGGGTCTTCGACGATGGGCAGAGCGTCTATCTCGAGTTCGGGCCAGGCCTGTCGCTATCGGACCTGCCGCCGCTCTACCGGATCGGTCCCGACGGCAAGACCGCCGAGCTGATCAACTACCGCGTCGAGGACGAACGCCTGGTCACCGAGCGGTTGTTCGACCTCGCCGAGCTGCGCCTGGGAGCCAAGCGCCGCGCTCGCGCCGTGCGTCTGATCCGCCTGCCGGCCCCCCAATATGTCACCCAGGAAGCCGCGCCATGA
- the trbJ gene encoding P-type conjugative transfer protein TrbJ, protein MILSRRRLAAALLAAPAACGLALAPLPAQARIVVFDPTNYAQNVLQAARALQTINNQISSLQNQAQMLLGQAKTLASLPYSTLATLQAQVDRTRELLGQAQALAYDVASIQQAFTANYGAASLSATDAALTARADARWTTAMAGFQDALKLQAGVVEGLRASRDQLTALVGASQGAVGGLQAAQAGNQLLALQSQMLADLIALSAAQGRAQALEAAGQAAARADAKARFARFMGTGSQ, encoded by the coding sequence ATGATCCTTTCCCGACGCCGCCTGGCGGCGGCGCTCCTGGCCGCGCCTGCGGCCTGCGGCCTGGCGTTGGCGCCGCTGCCGGCGCAGGCGCGGATCGTCGTCTTCGATCCGACCAACTACGCCCAGAACGTCCTGCAGGCCGCCCGCGCCCTGCAGACCATCAACAACCAGATCAGCTCGCTGCAGAACCAGGCCCAGATGCTGCTGGGTCAGGCCAAGACCCTGGCCAGCCTGCCGTACTCGACTCTGGCGACCCTGCAGGCCCAGGTCGACCGGACCCGTGAGCTTTTGGGGCAGGCCCAGGCCCTGGCCTACGACGTCGCATCGATCCAGCAGGCCTTCACCGCCAACTATGGCGCCGCCTCGCTGTCAGCCACCGATGCGGCCCTGACGGCCCGCGCCGACGCACGCTGGACCACGGCCATGGCCGGGTTCCAGGACGCCCTGAAGCTCCAGGCCGGCGTCGTCGAGGGGCTACGCGCCAGCCGCGACCAACTCACCGCCCTGGTCGGGGCCAGCCAAGGCGCGGTCGGCGGGCTGCAGGCCGCCCAGGCCGGAAACCAGCTGCTGGCCCTGCAGTCGCAGATGCTCGCCGACCTGATCGCGCTGTCAGCCGCTCAAGGCCGGGCCCAGGCGCTGGAGGCCGCGGGGCAAGCCGCCGCGCGCGCCGACGCCAAGGCGCGCTTTGCCAGGTTCATGGGGACGGGCTCGCAATGA